Part of the Melospiza melodia melodia isolate bMelMel2 unplaced genomic scaffold, bMelMel2.pri scaffold_61, whole genome shotgun sequence genome, tttttcggaaatttttttttgggtgggcgtggcagccaatcagcggcggcagccaatcagcggcggcagccaatcagcgcccgcgctgtggccccgcccccccgggtaagatcccccccctccccccccgggGCCTCACTCGGGCCCGGCGCGCGCCAGGTGAGTGGGGGAGGGGCGCgtgaggggagggggcggggccggtcCCAAAACGGCCCCGGGACCGCGGGATTTGGGGCAAAAAGGgcaaaaatcggcacaaaatcggctgaaattgcacaaaatcagcggaaatcggcccaaaacgggaaagaaggggaaaaatcggcacaaaattggcaaaaattgacataAAATCGGCTACAATAACCCAAAATCATCAGAAATCGGCCCAAAcccggaaaaaagggggaaaaattggCGCAGAATTGGCGAAAATTGGCACaaaatcggctgaaattacacaaaatcagcggaaatcggcccaaaatcggaaaaaaaaggggaaaaatcggcacaaaattggcaaaaattggcataaaatcggctgaaattacacaaaatcagcagaaatcggcccaaaaccagaaaaaggggagaaatcggcacaaaattggcaaaaattgacacaaaatcacccaaaaccatcccaaaatacACAACATCGGGAAAAATCGGCACTAAATCAGCTAAAATTACTCAAAATCGCCCTAAATTGcccaaaatcaggaaaaaaggaggaaagtcgGCACAAAAGTGGCAAAAATTGAAacgaaattattttaaaatctcccaaaatttaAATAAAGGGCGAAAATCGGTACTAAATTGACTCAAATTGTCACGAAATaatccaaaaatccctaaaagggaaaaaaaagggggaaaatcgacacaaaaatggcaaaaattgacacaaaatcggcttaaattgcccaaaatcagaagaaattgccccaaaaccggaaaaaagggggaaaatcagcgcaaaaatgggaaaaattggcataaaatcgactgaaattacacaaaatcaacagaaatcggcccaaaagcagaaaaaaaggcaaaaaatcggcacaaaatgggCAAAATTTGACAAAAAATCAgctaaaaagccccaaaaccagaaaaaaaggggaaaatcagCACTAAATTGGCAAGAATTggtacaaaataatcaaaaaatccctaaaatggaagaaaggggaaaaatcggcacaaaattggaaaaaaataacctaaaatcaccccaaactacccaaaaccagaaagaaaggggaaaaattggcacaaaattgggaaaaattgacacaaattcaccccaaaattaccccaaaatcctaaaaaaggggaaaaaaggcaaagaatcggcacaaaattggcaaaaattgacacaaaattatttaaaagccccaaaaccaatgaaaggggagaaaatcggcacaaaattggcaaaaattaaactaaaatccccccaaaataccctaaaccagaaagaaaggggaaaaatcggcaccaaattggcaaaaattgacacaaattaACTCgaaaatcaccaaaaaatcccaaaaaaggggggaaaaggcaaaaatcgGCACCAAATTGACCCAAATTGGCACAAAATcggccaaaaatccccaaaatggggaaaaaagtggaaaaaaatcggCCCCAAATtggcccaaatcccccaaacccgaccccaaatttgctcttcagcgcccccaaatccccccagggacccccaaaatcccccccagaccgaaatcctccccaaaaaccccaagggggaccccaaaaccccctcaaggaccccccaaatacccccctgggaccccaaaatccctcaaaatcccccctgggaccccaaaatcacccccagacccaaaaatctccccagagatccccatggggaccccaaaatctcccctggGACCCCATTAACCCTTCGAAGCCCCCTCCCcattaccccaaatcccctcctgggaccccaaaaccccctcaaggaccccctaaatctccccaaaaccccctccccacaccccaaaatcccccaaggaccctcctgggacccccaaatcgcccccagacccaaaatctctccctaaatcccaatggggaccccaaaattccctcaaggactcccctgggaccccaaaatcccccccagacccctccccgcacccccaaatcccctccaggagccccctaagacccccaaagcccctcagggACCTTCCTGGGACCCCCTaaatcccccccagacccaaaaatctccccagagatcccaatggggaccccaaaaccccctcaaggaccctcctgggacccctaaatcctctccaagccccctcctgagacccccaaatccccaccagaCCCAAATAGCTCCACAAAAatcccaatggggaccccaaaatcccctcaaggaccccccaaatcccctccaagccccctccccatCGCCCTAaatcccctcctgggaccccaaaatccccccaaggaTCCTCctaggacccccaaaatcccccccagacccaattatctccccatagatcccaatgggaaccccaaaatctcccctggGACCCCATTAACCCCTCGAAGACCCCTCCCcattaccccaaatcccctcctgggaCCCTCAAATCCTCTcaaggaccctcctgggacccccaaatcctcacAGAGACTCCCCAAAGACCCCCTAAATGCCCCCCAAGGACCCCAATATCCCCCCCTTAATTCCCCTTTCTCTCTCCCCAGGTCTCTCCGCACCATGTCCGGCTCTGCGCCCCcgaaccccccgggacccccgaaccCCCCGAACCCTTCGGGGACCCCCTGGccgcccccccctcccccgcaccgcCTGCGGGCCCTGGCGCGCTCCTGGCTGGACGAGGACGCGCCCTGGCCCGACCCCACCGTTGCGCCGCTGGGGAACCCCGAGATCCGCGCCCACATCCTTGTCAAAAACCCCGAAACCCCCgcatttaaccccaaaacccccccgttTTTCGGGGTGCTGGCCGGCTGCCCATTCGCCGAGGCGGTGTTCGCGGTGTCGGGCTGCTCCGTGCTCTGGAAGGTTCCCGAAGGTTCCCGGCTgggcccgggccgggcgctgctggCCGAGGTTCGCGGCCCCGTTTCCGGGCTGCTCCTGGCCGAGCGCACGGCCCTCAATGTCCTGGGCCGCTGCAGCGGCGTGGCCTCCATGGCCGCCCGGGCCCGGGGCGTCGCCGAGAGCCGAAACTGGGGAGGGGTCGTGGCGGGGACGCGCAAGTGCACGCCCGGCTTCAGGGCGGCCGAGAAGTACGCGCTGGGCGTGGGGGGCGCGCAGGGGCAccgtgaggggctgggggcgttTGGCCTCATCAAGGACAAccacagggccgtggccgagatgggcggcgggcacgaaggggttaaacgggtaaggaccccgaAATTTTGGGTTGGGGGAACCCCGAAATGtgggtggaaatgggggaaaaatgggtggaaaatggggaggaaatttggggggacAATCACAGAGAGAGTGACAGCGGACAGcaaggggttaaacgggtgagCACCccgaattttggggggttttggggtgggggagccccgaaattgggggggaaatgagTGGGGGGACCCTTGAATTGGGGCAGTTTTAGTTGTGGGGAGACCCTACAGAGTTTGGGGGTGTTCTGGTTGTTGGGATCCCcggatttggggaaaaatttggggtaaaatgaggggaaatttgggaggggctgggggcgttcGGCCTCGTCAAGGACAAccacagggccgtggccgagatgggcggaggagggcacgaaggggttaaacgggtaaggaccccgaaattttggggggttttggggcggttttggttgtgggagaccccgaaatttgggggaaaatgagggaaaaatttgggtggaaaatggcggAGAAATGGCGGGAAAAACTGGGGGGGGAATAGGGGAGAAatgaggggagaaatggggagaggagaccccgtatttggggggaaaatttgggagcaaaatttggggggttctggttgtggggacccccaaatttgggggggaaatggggaaaaatttggggtaaaatgaggggaaatttgggaggggctggggacgtTCGGCCTcgtcaaggacaagcacagggccgtggccgagatgggcggaggagggcacgaaggggttaaacgggtaaggaccccgaaattttggggggatttggggcggttttggggggttttggttgtgggagaccccgaaatttgggggaaaatgagggaaaatttgggaggggctgggggcgttcgcgctgctcaaggacaagcacagggccgtgGCCAAGATGGGCGGAGGCGGGCAcaaaggggttaaacgggtaaggaccccaaattttggggtcgggggaaccccgaaatgtgggtggaaatgggaaaaatatgggtggaaatggggaaaaatgggtggaaaatggggaggaaatttgggggggcaatcacagagagagcgacagcggacaggaaggggttaaacgggtgaggaccccaaattttggggggttttggggtgggggaaccccgaaattggggaaaaaattgggtggaaaatggggaggggaatcaggaatttggggagggggcatctGGACAATCACAGAGCGGTGGCACTGGAGACAGAggagggggtgacacaggtgaggaccccaaaatttgggggaattttggggtgggagagccccgaaattggggaaaaaattgggtgaaaatgggggagaaatggggaaaaacttggagggaaaatggagaagaaatggggggagaatggggggggggggtatcCGGCAGGTGGGGACCCCCgaaattgggggggaaatgagTGGGGGGACCCTTGAATTGGGGCAGTTTTGGTTGTGGGGAGACCCTAcagaatttggggggttctggttgtggggacccccggatttgggggggaaatggagaaaaatttggggtaaaatgaggggaaatttggggggggaaatgggggctctgggctgctcaaggacaagcaccGAGCGGTGGTGGAACTGAGTGAgggacaggaaggggttaaacgggtaaggaccccaattttggggggatttggggtgaaattcgcTGTGGGGTACCCCGaaattgggtggaaatgggaaaaaaattgggggacaaatgggtggaaaatgggagggaaaTGAGTGTGgagaccccgaatttgggggcaaaatttggggggttctggttgtgggaacccccggatttgggggggaaatggggagggggatccccaaaatgtggggggaaatgggaaaaatttgggtggaaaatggggggaaaaattgggggggaaTGGGGCTGAAATGAGGAGGGgagaccccgaatttggggggaaatgggggcaaaatctgggggcaaaatttggggggttctggttttGGGGACActcaaatttgggggggaaatggggaaaaatttggggtaaaatgggggaaatttgggtggaaatgggggagaaatgggaaaaaaaaaatgggtggaaaatggggtggggaaacccaaaatttgggggggttccggttgtggggaccccgagtttggggtaaaaatgggggaaatttgggggccaAATTTGTGGGGGATCGGGACAATGCCAGAGCGCTGGCAAAGGTgagcaccccaaaatttggggggttttgggtgtggggggaccccaaatttggggaaatttttggggattaattttggggggaaattgccAATTTTTCCGGGGAAAATTTGCAATTTTTTgtggggaaattcccaatttttggggaattaatttcgagtagaaattcccaattttttgagtagaaattcccaatttttagggaattattttgagtagaaaatcccaatttttgggaattaattttgagtagaaattcccaatttttttgattaattttgagtagaaaatcctATTTTGGGGGGATTAATTTAGGGGGcaattctcaaatttggggattaattttgaggaaaaattcccaatttttgggggaattaattttgagtaggaattcccaatttttggggattaattttgagtagaaaatcccaatttttttgggaattaattttgaataggaattccc contains:
- the LOC134413919 gene encoding nicotinate-nucleotide pyrophosphorylase [carboxylating]-like, encoding MPRAAGGDGKCSQRDGEAGRVRRMCCGHGNGGYRSLRTMSGSAPPNPPGPPNPPNPSGTPWPPPPPPHRLRALARSWLDEDAPWPDPTVAPLGNPEIRAHILVKNPETPAFNPKTPPFFGVLAGCPFAEAVFAVSGCSVLWKVPEGSRLGPGRALLAEVRGPVSGLLLAERTALNVLGRCSGVASMAARARGVAESRNWGGVVAGTRKCTPGFRAAEKYALGVGGAQGHREGLGAFGLIKDNHRAVAEMGGGHEGLIVEARRAGGFTRKLGVACASAEQALEAAKAGADVVLLDNLSPEELHAAAARVKAAHPRVLVEASGGIGLERLGSFLGPHVDIVSMGCLTHSAPALDFALKVVGMGSGSEEK